AATTGAGACAGCCCTGAATTTATTTTACAAACAGGGCTACTTGGCTACGGGTATAAATCAGATTATTGCGGAATCTCAAGTCGCGAAAGCTACTTTTTATGCCCACTTTCCATCAAAAGAAGCTCTCTGTATCGCATACCTCCAAGCTCGTCATAAAATCTGGATGGGGTGGTTGACAACCGGCCTTCAAAGTGACGCAACCCCCAAAGAGAAACTTTTAGGCATCTTTTTCTTTCTTGAGCGGTGGATGCAGGAAAGCGACTACCGGGGTTGTGCGTTTTTAAACATTGCCTCTGAAGTGCCGCTGCGGGGCTCGGAAATAAGAAATGAAGTTGTAAAACATAAAGATGGGCTACGGAAATATATAAAAGAGACAATAGTAGATATTTTCAGTTCAGGTCAGGGAGTAACTACTATTGATGCGGAAAAAATGGCTACGACGGTTTATGTTTTGGTAGAGGGAGCCATCGTATCCAGTCAAAACTATAGTGCTTCCTGGCCGATTGAAACCGCTCGTGAAGCAGTAGAAATCTTGTTGTCCAGGTGAATTTTTTTTGACCCCGCCAAGACAGACCTGTCTGTTTTGGCGGGCGTGTTTGGCTTGGGAAGTTTTCCGGAAACCGAAAAGTTCCAGACAGACTGGTCTGTAAATAAAAAAAACAATATGTGGAGGTTGCTATGAATAAAAGATTGGGTATTTACATCTTTGATAATGCAGAGGTCATTGACTGGGCAGGTCCAACTGGTGTATTCGCGGTTGCTAAAAAGATGGACCCGGAACTTGAGACCTTTCTCATTGGCGATACCATTACTCCGGTTGTCGCCATTGCCGGTTTGCGAGTGGTCCCCCGGTATGGGTTAAATGACAATTCCAGTATGGATGCCTTTCTTATTCCAGGAGGGATTGGCGCAAGAGCGGAAATCCATAATCAAAGGTTACTGAATTTCGTAAAGTCAACACCGGAGGAAACCTTGCTCGTCAGCGTTTGTACTGGATCATAGGTTTATGGGGTTATCGGCTTACTTGATGGCATCAAGGCCACTAACCGAAAAAATGGTGACCCCAATGAACCCATTGTACCAATTGAGCGTTTGGCGCAACTTGCTCCTAAATGTAAAATCGATCGGCATAGAGTTGTTGATTCGGGGCGTATTGTTACCGGAGGCGGTATTACATCTGGAATTGAAGTCGGTTTTCACCTTCTTAAGCGATTTGGCTACGATGTTGATTTTGTAGATAAAATTGCCTATATAATGGAATATGAGAAACAATGGAATCTGATGAAAACGGATCTGATTGAACCCGGTAGATAGAGGCAATATTTACTCTACCATAATAGAGAATTGAACCAACAAGATCGGTTGAGTCGATCTTCAACCGATAAGATCAACTGTTATTAACCGCTTGCTGCCGGAGTGCCTTGCCGTCATGGAAGAGAGCGGAATAATTCTACTCGATTCATGGGAACAAAATTAAATTCAATCAGAAACAGAAGCCGCTAACTGGAGAATCAGGCATGGAAGAGGCGGTGTGCCGGCAAAAGCTTGACGAAGAATTTTACACCCCGGAAAAATGCCATATTATCGAAGTCTCCAATAGCCCGGCGGACCCGGAGCTTTCGCTCGCCCGGGCTCGGGTCGAGCCCGGCGTAACCACGCGCTGGCACCGCCTCAAGGGCGTGGCTGAACGCTATGTGATGGTCGCCGGGACAGGCCTGGTTGAAATCGGCCGGCGGCCGCCCCGGAAGGTAAATCCCGGCGACGTGGTTCTGATTCCGCCCGGCTGTCGGCAGCGCATCGCCAACCCCGGCCCGGAAGAGCTGATTTTTTTCGCGATCTGCACGCCCCGTTTTACGCCGGAAGCCTACGAGGAGCTTGAAGGCGAGACGGGTTAGCTCGGGCCTTTTTCTCTTGGAGCTGAATTATTTTGAGCGCAAGCTCAAAATGCTATTGACAACCGTTATCTCAATGGTTACTATTATGAGCAGGAGATCATAAACAATTAACAACTAACCAAGAGAAGCCATGCCGAGACCACGAAAATCACGAACCATTCAGGGACCGCCGCGCTGTAGTGTTTTTCAGCCGGTGCCTCCCGCGCTGGGGGATGACCCCCTGAATCTTAATCTCGAAGGTTTCGAAGCCTTGCGGCTGAGTGATTATCTCGGGTTGGATCAGGAAAGCGCGGCGCGTGAGATGGAAGTTTCTCGCCCAACTTATGGCCGAATTCTGGCCGCCGCTCGCGGACTGGTGGCCGAGGCTCTGGTCACCGGTCGGGAATTGCGGATCAGCGGCGGCGACTTTGTTGTCGGGCATCGTGAGTGTCGCAATCGACACCGCGGCGGTTGGCGTGGCGGTAAAGGGAGGTAGTATCATGCCTGGATTTAATGGAATGGGACCGATGGGAAATGGGCCGCTGACCGGTGGTGGCCGGGGTTACTGCAATCCGGCCGCCGGCCGGGGTGTCGGTTATGGGGCCGGAAGGGGCCTGGGTCGGGGTCGAGGCCGGGGATTTGTCGGCTTGCGGTTTGGGTTCGGCTATGGCGCCGGGGTTTCCGGGGTTGGGGCCGCGTCTCCAGCGACGGAGCGCGAGGCCTTAGTCGCCGAAGCCGCCAATCTCAAACAAATGCTGGCGAATATTGAACGCCGTTTGCAGGAGCTGGAAGCTTAATCGCGGCTGATGCGGCCGTGTTTCGGCGGTTAAGGAAAATAATCTTCATGGTCAATGAAAATCTGAATCAGGCTCCGGCTGCCTGCAGCGTTTGTCCGCGGGCTTGCCGGGTCGACCGGCTGGCGGGGGAACTGGGTTTTTGCCGGATTCCCGCCGCCGTTCAGGTTTCCCATGCCGGGCTTCATCTGGGCGAGGAACCGCCGATTTCCGGAGTCCGGGGATCGGGCACCATTTTTTTCAGCGGTTGCAATCTGCGTTGCATCTTTTGCCAGAACTATCAGATCAGTCAGGAGTTTTCACAGCCGTCGCGCGGCATGACGATTGCCGAACTGGCGGTCGCCATGCTGCGTCTTGAACAGCAGGGTGCCCACAACCTGAATTTTGTCTCGCCTTCACATGTGGCTTTCCAGGTGGCCGAGGCGATCGCGACAGCCCGGGCCCAGGGCCTGACGGTGCCGGTGGTCTACAATTCTAATGGCTACGACGCGCCGGCCGCGTTGCGGCGTCTGCGTGGCTTGGTCGATATCTATCTGCCTGATTTAAAATATCTGGAAAACGGTTTAGGCAGAAGATTTTCCGACGTCACCGACTATGCCGACGTCGCCCCCCTTGTCATTGCGGAGATGCTGAATCAGGTTGGCCATCTGCAGACCGATGCCGAGGGTCTGGCCGTTCGTGGTCTGCTCGTCCGTCATCTGGTTCTGCCTGGTTATATTGACAACAGCCTGCGGGTGCTTGATTTTCTGGCCGGGCTTTCGCGGGATATCTTTGTCAGCATCATGGCCCAGTATTCGCCCCAATACAAAGCGATGTTCGATCCGGTAATTAGCAGGACCCTGCGTCAGGATGAATACGATCGCGTGGTGGAACATGCCCTGACTCTGGGCCTGGATAACGCCTTTGTTCAGGAACTTGCCAGCCAGGATCATTATCTGCCTGATTTCGAGCGGGAAGACCCATTTCTATAAGAGCGGTTACAGTGGGATATCTCTCCTTGAGGTGCCGCTTTTTCTTCTCATCTTCCCCGAAAATCAAGCTTTAAAGATTTTGTCACCGGTTTTGTCGTCCCCGTTTCTCAATTCGTAATTTTCCAGGGGGTTCTCCGGCCACTGATGCCTGGGATAGCGGCCCCGCATCTCCTTGCGGACGGCGGCGTAGGAGCCCCGCCAGAAACCTTCGAGGTTGTCGGTGATCTGCACCGGGCGCCGGGCCGGAGAGAGCAGTTTAAGCAACACCGGCCGGCCGGCGACCAGCGGCGTTCTCCGGCAGCCGAAGAAGTCCTGAACCCTGGCGGTCAGCACCGGTACCGGACCTTGGCCGTAATCGAGTTTCAGCTGCCGGCCGTTTTCCAGTTGACAGGTCAAAGGCGCCAGTTTCTCAAGTTCTTTTCGCTGCCCCCAGTCAAGCCGGGCGAAAAGCAGCTTTTCCAGATCGAGGCCGGCCAGAGCGGCGCGACTGCGAATGCCGGCAAGCTGCGGCAGCAGCCAGTCGTCGAGAGCGGCCCGCAGACCGGCGGCGGAAAAATCGGGCCAGGTCGCGGCGGGCAAGGCTTTCGGACCGGATTGCAAAGAGCGCAGAAACTCGATGCGGACACAAAGCTGACGGGCAGCCGGGGTCCAGGGTAGAATTTCGAGGCCCTGCCGGGCAAAAACCCCGCGCCAGACGGCGGCGACCAGAGCCGGATCGGGATTTTCCGTCTTTTCCTGGCCCAGCCGCAGGGCGCCATAAAGTTCCTCGGTAAAGGCCCGCAGGCTCTGCCTGTCTTCATCCCAGTCAACCACTTCCCGTTTTTCGATAAAAGCGGCAAACTCGCGGCGCAAAAAGACCTCGTCATAGGCCGCCGCCAGTTGAATCCGGGCCTGACGACGGGGGCCTGAGAGCCGGCAGATCACGAGAAATTCCACGGCGGCCAGGGCTTCGGGTCCGGCAAAAGCCGCCTCTCCGCCCCCACTGAGAAGATAGCGGTTACCGCCGCCCGGCCGTTTGCGCCCCAGACGGTCGGGATAGGCCGCCGCCAGCAGCTCGCCGCAGAGTGAAAACTCAAAATCCTCACGGTTGTCGATCTTCAGGCGCTTGACCAGCAAGCTGACTTCACGTTCGACAGCAACCTTGCAAGCGACCTCCTCGCCGGTCAGCTGGCGGCGGCCGCCAAACAGCCTTTGCAAGCGGGATTCAATATCGCTGTCGTCGGCCCCTTCGCGGGCGCAATAATCGCGCTGCTGCAACCAAGCAGCCAGGGCGGCGGCGGTTCGTCCCCGACCGCTTTTCCGTCCCCGCAAAAGCATCTGACCGAGCCGGGGATGGAGACCGAAGGCGGCAAGCTCGCGGCCATGGTCGGTGATCCGTCGCCGTTGGTCAACCGCCCTGAGTTTATACAGCAGGGCAAAGGCCTGATCTAGGGTTTTTTGCGGCGGTGGGGTCGGCCAGGTCAGATCAGCCGCCTCACTTACTCCCCAGAGAGCCATTTCCAGGGCCAGGCCGGTGAGATCGGCGAGCATGATTTCCGGCGGGGCGGAAGCCGGTCGGCGGTTTTCTTCGGCCTTACTCCAGAGACGATAACATTTCCCCGGAGCTTCCCGCCCGGCCCGGCCCCGGCGCTGCTCGGCCGCGGCTCGGCTGACGGCCACGGTTTCATAACGGTCAAGACCTGAGGCGGCATCGAAACGGGCAATCCGGCGACGGCCGCCGTCGACCACCACTTGGATGCCGGGAATCGTCAAGCTCGATTCGGCGATATCGGTGGCCAGAATGATTTTCCGGTTTCCCGGCGGGGCGGCCTGAAAAACCAGATCCTGCCGGGCCCGTGGCAGGGCACCGTAGAGCGGCAGCAGGAGATGACCGGGTCCGAGATCGCTTAAACTTTCTGCCAGACGCCTGATTTCCCCGGCGCCGGGGAGAAAAACCAGTAGATCCCCCTCGCTCTCGGAAAGCGCCCGGCAGACCAGGCGGGCGAGAGCGGGGAGAAAATCGACCGCCGGGGGCCGCTCGAGCCAGTCGACCGCCACCGGATAACCTGGATCTTCGGCCTCGAGCCGGGAGGCCGGCGGCAGAAAACCGGCCAGGGCCTCGGTTTCCAGCGTCGCCGACATAATCAGCAGGCGCAGATCGGGGCGCAGGAGTTCACGGCTCTGCAATGCGAAAGCCAGACCGAGATCGCCGGGCAGGTGGCGCTCGTGAAATTCATCGAAGATCACCAGGCCGTAATTACTCAAAGCCGGATCATCCTGCAGCAGACGCGTCAGAATGCCTTCGGTCACAACCTCAATCCGGGTGGCGGCACTGACCCTGCTTTCATGGCGGATACGGTAGCCGACCCGCTCGCCGAGCGCCTCTCCCAGCAATGCAGCCATCCGCGCGGCCGCGGCCCGAGCCGCCAGGCGCCGGGGCTCGAGCATGACGATTTTGCGCCCGGCCAGCCAGTCTTCCGCCAGCAGCAGAAGCGGCAGCAGGGTGGTTTTGCCGGTACCCGGCGGGGCCTTGAGCAAAGCCAGACCGACCTCCGCCAGGGCCCGGCGCAAGCCCTCAACCAGCCCCAACACCGGCAGCCGGGCGACATCTTCACGTCGCAGAAAAGAATCCATTTGCACCTACGTTAATCGTAAAAACCTGACCCTGATGCGGGAAGAAGCCTCAGCAACCCAGGCGGGCTTTGTCAGCCCGTACCTGAAGGTACTTCCGTTGGTCGCAAATAAGTGCTCTTCTCGGAACACTTATACCTTCCATAATAAAACTCAGCCTAATCGATTGCTTAGCGACAATCAACCGCAAAACAGTTTTAATGTAAATCTTCCGCCGGGTCGGGGGACGGCACCGCAACCGGGTCCTCGCATCGGGCCTTTTTCGGGCGACTGATACAGGGTGTGCAAGAAGAATATTACCCCTGACCCTTGACGGGAACGACCATTGGATCAGACTGGTTTCAGACCAGTCTTTTGCAGTTAATAGTTGAACCGGAAGCATCGGGAATGATGCTCAATGAAGTATTCGCATGAGTCCGTCAACCCAAACTTTCAAGTTACGATGCCTCATATCTGGATCTTGCAAGGAGAAAAGGTTTGCCCATAGCGAAACTTGATAAAAACTTATTAGCGGTCGCCAAGCAAAGCCAGGTTCCAATTTTAAGCCGTAATCATGGTCGTTGGGCAGGCCGTCGTTCAAGATAATCATCAATTTAACTCGGGCGGGATAAACCTTGAGAGCTTGGTCGGCGTGGCCGGACAACCGGCACCAGCGCCCGAAATCGAAAGCAAAGCTATCGGCCTCGATCAAGGCCGGCTTCCAACCCGCCGGCAGGAGCTTGCCGGAGTTCGGCTTCGGTCTGAAATAAAGAATCAAAGACCACCAGATATCGCTGGGCAAAAAGCGAAGAGTTTTCAGACAGGACGCTTACCGATCTGTTTGGTAATCATCGAGCGGGCTGACCACACCGAGAGCCCCCTGACGAATGACATGGGTATAGATTTCCGTGGTCTTGACATCATTATGACCCATCAGCTCCTGAATCGTGCGGATATCGGTGCCGCGTTGAAGCAAGTGAGTGGCAAAACTGTGGCGCAGGGTAAGGGTATGAGCGCCGGCCTTTTTCACAATGTCGACCTCGCACAGGGCCCGTTTGATGGCCTTATTGACAACACTGACATCGACATGATGCCGCCGCCGCTTGCCATCCAGGGGATCAACCGCCGGGCTCCCGCTCACTCATGCGCAGGCCGCCGCCATAAAGCAGCTTGGCGATCAGTTGCGGCCCCCCTGCATAACCCCGAGCAGCCGGGTCACTTCATCGCGGCTGAAAACCACCGGCACCCGCGCCTTCTTCCGGGCCCGCTCGGCCCGGATATTGTCACCCAGGGGCGCCTCCAGCACCTGACGATAAAGAAAAACCAGGGCATTCAAAGCCTGATTCTGAGTCGCCGGCGCCACCCGCCCCGCCACCGCCAGATGAGTAAAAAAAATCTTCGACCTTGCGATCTTTTTCAAGCAGCCGCTCCCGTCGCTCC
This window of the Pseudomonadota bacterium genome carries:
- a CDS encoding TetR/AcrR family transcriptional regulator, translating into MSTSKENTARDRIIETALNLFYKQGYLATGINQIIAESQVAKATFYAHFPSKEALCIAYLQARHKIWMGWLTTGLQSDATPKEKLLGIFFFLERWMQESDYRGCAFLNIASEVPLRGSEIRNEVVKHKDGLRKYIKETIVDIFSSGQGVTTIDAEKMATTVYVLVEGAIVSSQNYSASWPIETAREAVEILLSR
- a CDS encoding cupin domain-containing protein; its protein translation is MEEAVCRQKLDEEFYTPEKCHIIEVSNSPADPELSLARARVEPGVTTRWHRLKGVAERYVMVAGTGLVEIGRRPPRKVNPGDVVLIPPGCRQRIANPGPEELIFFAICTPRFTPEAYEELEGETG
- a CDS encoding DUF134 domain-containing protein; this translates as MPRPRKSRTIQGPPRCSVFQPVPPALGDDPLNLNLEGFEALRLSDYLGLDQESAAREMEVSRPTYGRILAAARGLVAEALVTGRELRISGGDFVVGHRECRNRHRGGWRGGKGR
- a CDS encoding radical SAM protein, with the translated sequence MVNENLNQAPAACSVCPRACRVDRLAGELGFCRIPAAVQVSHAGLHLGEEPPISGVRGSGTIFFSGCNLRCIFCQNYQISQEFSQPSRGMTIAELAVAMLRLEQQGAHNLNFVSPSHVAFQVAEAIATARAQGLTVPVVYNSNGYDAPAALRRLRGLVDIYLPDLKYLENGLGRRFSDVTDYADVAPLVIAEMLNQVGHLQTDAEGLAVRGLLVRHLVLPGYIDNSLRVLDFLAGLSRDIFVSIMAQYSPQYKAMFDPVISRTLRQDEYDRVVEHALTLGLDNAFVQELASQDHYLPDFEREDPFL
- the hrpB gene encoding ATP-dependent helicase HrpB, producing MDSFLRREDVARLPVLGLVEGLRRALAEVGLALLKAPPGTGKTTLLPLLLLAEDWLAGRKIVMLEPRRLAARAAAARMAALLGEALGERVGYRIRHESRVSAATRIEVVTEGILTRLLQDDPALSNYGLVIFDEFHERHLPGDLGLAFALQSRELLRPDLRLLIMSATLETEALAGFLPPASRLEAEDPGYPVAVDWLERPPAVDFLPALARLVCRALSESEGDLLVFLPGAGEIRRLAESLSDLGPGHLLLPLYGALPRARQDLVFQAAPPGNRKIILATDIAESSLTIPGIQVVVDGGRRRIARFDAASGLDRYETVAVSRAAAEQRRGRAGREAPGKCYRLWSKAEENRRPASAPPEIMLADLTGLALEMALWGVSEAADLTWPTPPPQKTLDQAFALLYKLRAVDQRRRITDHGRELAAFGLHPRLGQMLLRGRKSGRGRTAAALAAWLQQRDYCAREGADDSDIESRLQRLFGGRRQLTGEEVACKVAVEREVSLLVKRLKIDNREDFEFSLCGELLAAAYPDRLGRKRPGGGNRYLLSGGGEAAFAGPEALAAVEFLVICRLSGPRRQARIQLAAAYDEVFLRREFAAFIEKREVVDWDEDRQSLRAFTEELYGALRLGQEKTENPDPALVAAVWRGVFARQGLEILPWTPAARQLCVRIEFLRSLQSGPKALPAATWPDFSAAGLRAALDDWLLPQLAGIRSRAALAGLDLEKLLFARLDWGQRKELEKLAPLTCQLENGRQLKLDYGQGPVPVLTARVQDFFGCRRTPLVAGRPVLLKLLSPARRPVQITDNLEGFWRGSYAAVRKEMRGRYPRHQWPENPLENYELRNGDDKTGDKIFKA